The segment GTGCGCGCGGCATTTACGTGCCGTCGACGCCCCAAGGTCGTGATCGGTCGTGACGTCGGTCTCATCGTCGCCATCGTAGCCGTCGAAGTCGCGGAACGTGTCGCTGCGCTGCTGGACGACCTGCACACGGAGCGTGCCGTCGTCCTCGATCTGCCAGCGGAGTGTGTCTCCGTCGTCGGTATCGAGCTTCCGGCGGATACGGACGGGAATGGTCGCCTGATTCCCCGACACGTTGCTCTCGCAGCCAACGCCCTCCCTACGCATCCAGGAGAGACGGAGCGCACCCGTCATAAGAGATAGTCTGCACGAACACTACTGGTGGCCCGACAACGTGCAATAGTTATGACGGTTGCTACCGTTCAACTCCAGTATTCATGGTCGACGAACGCGGGGGAAGGGAGGAAACTGTGAGGGAACAGGGCGAACTCACCATGACACCCGAGAAGCTCACGCAGTTGCTCGACCTCCTTGGGGAATTAGAGACCGACATCGATCAGGTCCGAACGAGCCTCAAACGAGCGAAAGAACGCAACGATGAAGACATCCAGGAGATCTCCAATGCGAGAGGAATGTTCTCGACCCCGTATAGCTCTCGGGCGATCGTTCAAGGGGGGCGAGCTGAAGACGGTGTGATTGCGATCCGCTACTTCATCGACGAGGTGTACGACATCAACCGTGACGACTCTGCGACACCGTAATAGCACCTTCGATCTATAGAACGGATATTTCTGTTTATAATAACGTGAATAGAATACGATTCGGTTCAATTTATAGATATTAGACCGAGATCCATACTCTCTACAGGTGCGATGTGGGAAGAAATCATCCGATTGGGCATAAATATGGCTAAATGTTTATAATCTAATTCGTTGAACCGGTAGTTGTCATTACGACCCGAATAGAAGTTGAAGAGGGATAGAACTGTTCGTTCAGGACTGGGGATCGGGGTCTCCGTTCGTGTTTATTCACGGGTGGCCACTGAGCCACAGGATGTTCGATGGTACTGTCGGTGAGATCCATCGGAGATTCATTAACTGCACCTCAGTCACTGACTGCAATAACACCACTAGTTGCCTATATTACCATAGATATTGAAGTTCTTTATTGGAGGAAATAGCGTATGGAAATCACGACCACCCGTGCTCTCGCGCCGGAACAGGCAGAGACACGATCATGAGCAAGCGACACTTCACGCAGGATCAAAGCGGTCCTGACCATCAGAGGCGTCAATGACCGCTCAGGTGCAACGGTCGCCAACGCGCTCCGTGCTTCGGAGGCGCCACGTCGAACCCGGTAGCTGGGTGACACTCGAGCAGTTCTGGAACGCACAAGGAACGGCGTTCTTCCGGGCGCCGGAGAACGCGCGGATCAGGGTCCGCTACGGTGTCGGCTGGTTCGGTAATTCCCGCCAAGAGCAGACGCTAGACGGGAGGAACTACAAGCGGCTGTCAGTCGGGAAGGCAGGGATGATGCGCGCACGAATGCAGATCGAAGTCCGCAGGCCCAGCGATGTCACCTATGAGGTCCACGGCGGGGGCGTCGCCGTCGATTTCCCGGAGCGACGGTTCTGAACGAAAAAGAGTATTAATCATGACTAACGAACGAAACGCACGCGCGGCGGATTCCTCGAAGCTGTGGGCTCGCATACAGGCGATCCCGCAGAGTCGTTTCCCGCGAAACGCCGACTACGATCGAACCGCCCACGCCTACAAGAAGTCCTACGTGCGGCCCACTGCGTATCCGATAGCGGTGAGCGCCTGTACCGGCCTGATTCCCACACCACCCATCGACCGTCCTCGCGACCCAGGGCGCGGTGACGATCCCCCCGACGGGCCGGTACAGCCCCTCGGCCTCGGACATCAGACGCAAGGCGAACTGAAAGTTCCGAGAGAGATCGTCGCGTGGCGGTGGAGCCTCGAACAGGTCGGTGGCGGGACCATCGACAGCACCGAGACGTTCGCCACCGCGGGTCCCAATGCCTGCCGGGCGAGACTGATCGCGCCCGGTCCGGGCCGGTATCGCGTCCACCTGACCCTGGAGTTGACGACCGGAAAAGAGAGGGCGATGCGGTCGGTGCAGATCCGGCAAGATCGATTGGTCGTGTCCGTCGGGGACTCGTATGCGTCGGGGGAAGGGAATCCCGACCGTCCCCGTTCGACCATTCTAGGCAGTTCGCAGATCCCGGATGGGTCTACGATCCCGGGGAACACGAAACCGGAATGGGTGGAGCCGAAGGCCCACCGATCGTATCGATCGGGGCCAGCATTCGCCGCCAGGGACTGGGAGGACCGCGCCGAGGGCGATCTCGTCAGCTTCCTCTCGTTCGCCACCACGGGGGCGGAAATCGAGAAGGGATTGCTCAGACCACAAAAGAACTGGCAAACCGTCGGACAGCTCGAGGAGGCGAGACGGACGGTCGGCAAGCGACCGATCGACGCGTTGCTGATATCGATCGGCGGCAACGACGTGGGGTTCTCCACCGGCCTGAAGGAACTCGCCTTCAACATCGCTAAAAGCCGATCCAAGACGGTTGCGGAAACGGAGAAGAAGATCGAAGCGCTCGGGGAACGGTTCGACCGGCTCGTGACGCGGGTCGACGCCCTCAACCCCAAGCACGTCTTCATTACGGAGTATCCGGTCGCTCACTTCGATCGCAGAGCCGACGGGACCGTCGGGAGCGGCTGTGGGATACTCGGTGGGATCAGCACGTCCGATGCAAAGGAGATCAAGCGATTGGGCACCCTCCTCAATCGAGCGGTCGAGACGGCTGCAAAGAGACACGGGTGGACGTTCGTTGACGGTATTGCCGAGGACTTCACTGGGCATGGATACTGCCGGGGCGACGAGAAGTACTTCGTGACGTACTCCGAGTCGACCGAGAATCAGGGCAACATCAAGGGGACGCTCCACCCGAATGAAAACGGCCACCGTGTCTATGCCGATCAGATTACCGCTGCCCTCCGGCGAGAGGTTCGTACGCGAAGCGAGGACGATAGTGAGCGCGAGCGGACACCGATCGTCCGTGATCACCGGAAGGACACGGGTGATCGAAGCAAACGCGAGTCGGATCCGATCGTTCGTGACCACCGGACGAACCGCTCCGATCGTCGTGACAGGGGATCCGACCCGCGTGTTCGCGACCACCGGACGAACCGTTCCGAGCGACGTGACGACCAACAAGCGAGGAATCGTAAGCGCAGCGGGGATCGCAACCGTCGAGAGACGGGTGATCGACATGGGAACGTGCGTCGACGGTGAGAGGGGTACCACAGTCGTAGGCGACGAGAGATGGAATCCGGGGACTGAACGGTAGACGTACGCGTGTTCCGGAGGTTCGGGCGGCCCCGTAGAGTCCAGTCCGTGGGCGCCTCGATGGACGGCTCATGACAGGGATGACAAGCGTGAAATGGCCGAGTAGGCGCTCTCGGAACTCGACATCGGGCCGTCTAACCACGTCCTCGAAGTCGGCGTCGGCCAGGACGCGGATCGGCTGTCGGAACGATCGAACGTCTCTAGGACGATGGTCGCGCCAAAACGCGCCGAAACACGGGCTTTGGCACGCCGACCGAGTGCACGCTTTATCCTGCTTGGGGGGATACAGACACGTAGTTTCGCTGGATGCGAGTAACTGGACAGTCCCGTCGGTGCGTATATCGGTCGTTTCCCGCTCGAGACGCATCGGGACTGGACGGACCCGTCGAACCGGAACGCGATCGGGGAGTGCGGACGGCGGTCTACTCGTAGACGCCTTCACGGACCGAGATCACGGGACACCGCACCGATTCGATGATCTCCTGTGAGACGCTGCCGAACAGCGCCCGCCGAGCCGATGACTGTTTCCGGCCCCCCACCACGACGAAATCGGCGTCGCGGTCCGCAGCCATAGCGGCGACGCGCTCGGCCGGATCGCCGACCGCGCCCCGGATCTCGTAGGCGATGTCGGCCTCCCCGAGGGCCGTTGCGAAGGTCTGGATGAGCTCCTTTCTGTCGAGGACCCGTTCGATCACCTCGGGCCGATCGGCCGTCGTCCGGAAGCGACGCTGGACCCAGTCGGGCACGTCGCCCTCGATCCCCGGGTGGGCGGGCACGCCCTCCTTGAACCGGGTTTCGAGGAGCGACCGCGTCTCCTCGCCCGCCTCCTCGAGGGCAGCCCGGTACGTCTCCTCGGTGAGGACGTGCGCGATCACGACCGTCGCCTCCGCTGGAGCAGCGACGTCGATCACCGCCTTGGCGAACGCGTCGATGCGGTGTTCGTCCCGCTCGCCGAGTGCCACCAAAAGCGTGTCCAGTCCCATGCGTCTAGTTGCCCGCCCATCATATTATGTCCTTCCCGGATCGGTCGACGGCACCGGCTCGACGACGTGTCCCACGGGCCGTCCCGTCCGCCGCATCGAAGAGCTGTAACGGTAAAGACTCCGTCTCAGTCGTCACGCTCCCGTGGTGCGCGTCGAATGGTGGACACGCGCTCGTCCCGGTCGGCCGTAATCTCGTCGGGATCGCGGTCGTACTCGAAGAAGCCGGCCCCGACCTCGATACCCGTCTTTCCTTCGGCGAGACGGTGCTCGTACGACGGATTGGGTGTCTCACGGTCGCACAGATCCGGATAGATGTCCACGGCGCTCGTTCGAAACAACTCGAGTCCGGCGATGTCCACCGTCTCCAACGGACCGATGGCGGTCGTCCGCATGGCGTACCCGTCACGGATCGCCCGGTTGACGTCCTCAAGGGAGGCAATCCCTTCCTCGACGATGTGGAGACACTCTCGAACCACGGCGTGCTGGATCCGGTTCCAGACGAACCCGGGGACGTCGCGCTTCACCAGAACCGGATCGCGATCGACCTGCTGCAGAAAGCTCCGGGTGCGATCGACGGTCCGGTCGCTCGTCCGTTTCCCGGGAATGACCTCGACCGGACGCAGCAGGTACGGTGGATACCACCAGTGACAGCCGATGATACGGTCGGCCACATCGGATGCCTCGGCAGCGACGTCCGTTATTGGCAGCCCAGAGGTGTTGGAAGCGAGGATCGCGTCCTCGTCGGCCTCCGTCGCGAGCCCGGCGAACAGCTCCCGTTTCACACCGAGATCCTCCGCGATCGTCTCGAGCACGAGGTCGGACTCCGCAACGGCCTCCTCGCGATCAAGCGTGTAGTCGACGGTCGCGACGTCGGCCTCGAGGTCGAGATCTGCAAGTTCCCGTTCCACGAGAAACCGGGCGGCGTTCCGGATCCGTTCACGAGCCCGATTGAGGTTCACTTCTCGGTGATCGACGACGGTGACGTCGATCCCGGACCGAACGAACTGCACGGCGAAGCCGTGTCCCATGGCGCCCGCACCGACGATCGTCACCTCGTCAAAGGTTCCCATGATCTACGGTGCGATCTTTCGTCGTATAAGGATTGGTGACATCCCGAAGGAAGAGACGGGAGAAAAACGCAGGAAACGAGGTGTGTGACGGTACGCGGTATCTCCATCCACGAGGTCGACTGTGACGCTTCCACCGATGTGGTTCGATTACATCGACGGCGTACGGACGGTGGCCGACGAGGCGACCTTCGAGCGCGCGCGAACCGGGCTGCTCATCGGACCGAGTTCCGCTGCCGCATTCGAAATCGCCGACGAGTACAACGTGGAGCGGGAGGCTGTCGTGTTGAGGATGGTGTGTGATAGTGGCGATCGGTATTTCGATGTGTTCAGCGGGAGCTGAGTACGCTCACCTGTTACTCCTCAGCGTCGTCTCACTGTCTGGGATTACGAACCGTGATTCGTGAGTCGTAGAGACGCCAACTGAATGCAAGCGCGCCTCAGACGAGGAGTGTCAAGATCAGGACGCCAGCCACGCCGAACTCGGGGTTCCCCATCCAAATCGGGGAGATAACGACGAGAGCGTTGTAGAGTCGAACGAGAAGTACGAGACAACAGTGGTGACGAGTTCGCCGAACAGACCGGCGAGCGTCCCGATTGGATCGAAGCTACGCGCATTGTTTTCGGCGCTCGCCCTGCTGTCACCCCGTCGAAATCGCCTGGTGTCCGGGATTCGAGGCCGAGTGCCTGTGCCTTTAGGGGCGATCATCGGTGCCTCAGTTAATAGTCAGTATCTGATCTGATTCGGCATCGCCCATCGTAATCCGATACTCGCCTGGGAGCACTTGCAGTTCCTCCTGTGAGAACATATCACCCGGGACGGTGGCTAGCGGAGCAATAGAAGCCTTGACCTTCACGCGCGTAGACTTGCCAGAATCAAGTGACACTCTGTCATAGCCGATCACCTCCTTCATCGGTGAAGGGATCGCGCCGTGGCGTCGTTCGGCGAATACCGGCACGACATGGTCACCGGGTCGATCGCCCGTGTTCCTCACCCGCACTGAGACGGTGAATTGGTCGCTCGCTGCGTTCTGCGAGACGGTTGCGGGCGCGATCGAAACGTCATCTTACTCGAACTCGGTGTACGAGAGGCCGTGCCCGAACGGGAAGAGCGGTTCTTGGGATGAACTCGGGGGGTCCTCACCAGATCCGAAGATCGCCGTGGGGTAGGCGTTATGGACATTGAGGAGCTGTCCCGTCCCTGTTGGCCACGTGAATGGGAGCCGGCCGCCAGGATTCACCTCGCCAAACACCACGTCTGCAACAGCACTACCTCCTTCAGTGCCCGGCAGATAGCCCATGATCGCGGCCGGTAGACGATCAAATACGTCGCTCCCCCGCGGTCGACCGGCAAAGAAGACACCAGCATACGGCGTTCCTGCATCCTCAAGCGTTCTGACAAGGCGCTGCTGAGCAGCGGGCAGCGCGAGCGTATCAGTGTCACCGTGCTCCTCGGCATACGGTCGCTCCCCAAGCACGACTACAACGGCATCGGCGTCGGACGCAGCCTCGTGCACCGCGTCCTCGTTTTCGAACTCATCGATGCCTGTTGGCTCATGGACAACTGTCGTTGAATCGGAGACTGCTTCACGGATGCCCTCAAGGGGCGTGATAGCAGGTGGAAGCGTCTCTCCAACACCCTGCCAACCGAGCGTCCATCCGCCCATCATGTTCGCGACAGAGTCGCCGCTCGGTCCCGTGACCAGCACTGTGTCGACATCGGGATCGAATGGGAGCGTCCCGTCGTTCTGCAGCAGCGTCATCGAATCCGCTGCGCTATCGTAGGCGAGGTCACGGCCCCGCAGACGACCTCCGCGGCCGTCTCAGGGTCAGCGTAGGGATCGTCGAACAACCCGAGCGTCTCCTTGAACGCCAATATGTTACTAACAGCGTCGTCGATGCGCTCGGTTGGAACCGCACCGGCCTCAACCAGATCCCGAAGGTGCTGCTGGAACGTCTCAACGGAATCCGTCTCCAGCCCTGCGGCGGGTACCATGTACATATCGATGCCTGCGTTGATCCCGAGTCGAACGGCGTCTTTCACGTCCGCGACGAACTCGTGAACTTCGACCATGCGGTAAAAGTCGTGCCAGTCACTGACGACCATCCCTTCGAATCCAAGCGTGTCACGGAGGATGTCTTCGAGCAGTTCCTCCGAAGCATGGGCGGGGACGCCATTGACCGATCCACTGTTGACCATCACTGTCTCGGCACCGGCCGAAATGCCCGCATGAAACGGTGGTAGATGGATGTTCCGGAACGTTCGGTAAGGGAGTAGGGCTGGTGTCCTGTCGTTTCCGTTCCGGGGTTCGGAATAGCCGGCGAAGTGTTTGAGCGTCGCACCAGCGCACTTGTGCCCATTTTCCGAAGTTTCGTACCCGCGGACTTTCTCCGCAACCATCTGAGCGCAGAGGTATGGGTCCTCGCTGAAGCCCTCCCAGAACCGACCCCAGCGCGGATCCCGTTGGATGTCGGCAACCGGTGAAAACGTCCATGGGTATCCCGTTGCCCTGAGCGTCGACGCGGTATGCTCGGCCGTCCGGCGGGCGTACTCTTCGCTCCACGTCGTGCCTAAGCCGTTGTTGTGCGGGAAGATCGTGGCGCCATCGAGGTTATTGTTACCGTGAACGGCGTCGATGCCGAACACGGGAGGGACATCGTGGGCCTGTGTCTCAATCGCGGTATCGAGTAGTTCGTTGACGTCTTCGGCGAGCTGGCTCGGGTCGTCGGTAGTCGCGTACATGAGTGACCCGGGCTGGTATGTCTCAAGGAACGACGCTGCGTCATCACCTACTTCGACGGCCGAAACCTGCGTCATCTGGCCGATCTTCTCCGCCAGACTCATGTCTTCAACCAGTTTCTCTACCTGCTCGCTGGTTTCCTTTTCCCGCATCTATTCCAGCGAGAGGTAACCGCTTAGCGCAGTCGTCAGGCCTATTCCTCCGGTCGCTGTCAGAACCCGACGCCGTGTCGGATCCACGTCCCCTTCGGTATCCGTCTTCTCGTTCATGATGGATTTGTCTAACTACTATGTGTTAAATATTGACTTATATTGTAAAATATAATATATATCTATTCGGTTGTAAGAATCTCGGTCTGTATTTAGGTGAAACCAGATCGATAAACAACAGTTACTTCGATCGAACAGGTGGGGACTTCGGAGACAGTGGCGTAATCACTCAATTCGCTTATTTTGCACAGTCCTTGAGGAAATTGAATGAGATCGCGCTCGTCACGCGGGGTGCGAGCGAGTGCGATTCGGTGGTGGTCACGCAGTTCGTCCCGGTATTCTTCTGCAGGGATACTATGCGTCCCACCTCAAGGGACAAGAACGACTGGATTGGGAGTTTCACATACTGATCGACTCCTGGATCGAGTAGGTAGATCAGCGCCTCACCGTCTGAACTAGTCTCCTTGAGCGCTTTCTCGCCGGTCCCGGATCCGTAGCGCTGCCAGAGACCCCGGAAGCCTATCATCGGCGGTGATCCGTTCTCAACGACAGGATGGATCGACGGATACCGTATGGTCCAGATCCAGTTGATGTAACGGGTTAGGCTCTCCAGACCGCGTCAACGGTCGCCTCCTCATGGACGATTTCCCGCAGTGCACTGACCACCGCGGCAGGGTCTTCCGTTTGCCAGATGCTTCGCCCGACAATTAGTCCGCGCGCTCCGGCATCCATCGCGTCCGAAACATCGCCAAGCAGGGCGCGGACCGATCCGGAGGACGGTCCACCGAGTATCATGAGCGGTACTGGAGCGGTATCGACGATCGGCTTGAAGCTCTCTACATCGCCTGTATAGGGGACTTTGAGAATATCTGCGCCGAGTTCCCACCCGATACGGGCTGCGTTCGCTACGTACTGCGGGTCGGTCTCGAACCGAGAGGGGATCTCGTTACCCCACATGACCGTCTCGACGATATGGGGAATGTCAGTCCCACGCAGCTCCTCTGCGAGATCGGTAATATACTCGACGTTGCGCTCGAAGGCGCGGCGGTTCTGTCGTCCGAAGGCGAGGACTGATTTCACGCCGACCGGATCGATCTCACAAAGATGATCGGTGGAAAACGCACGCTGCTGGACCCAGGTTCCGATATCCTCCCCGGGTTGGCTCGATGGGGAAACGAAGTCCGCAGTGAGGAGGACGTCCGTTTTGCTACGGGCAAGGATATCACCATAATGTTCGGCGAAATGCGGGCCTACGAGGACGCCATCGGGCCGGCCCGCCAGGACCGATTCGAGCGTCGACTTGGGGTCCTCGAACTGCTCAACGGCACCCATGTTGATGCCGTGATCAAGCGCGACAACGACGCTCCTCTTGGACGGCGTATCAAGGAGATCCCACGTCGTATTCATACGTCTTTCCCCGGGCGAACGATCTTCTTCAATCCTTTAGCGTTGGCCATCCGATCGAACGCCGTTGGCAGATCACCGAGGCTAATCTCCTCAGTAATGAGCGTATCTGAATCGATACGCCCCTGCTTAAGCAATGAGACGGCTCGCTCGAAATCCTCCGTGGTGAGCGCGTAGGTCCCGCGTAGATCGATCTCGTTGAAGTAGATGTCAAAGGGATTGAGCTCCATCGTTGCGTCCTGATCTGGGACGCCGAAGATCAGCGTATTGCCTCCTTTCGCAGTCATGTCATAGGCCTGTTCGATAGTGGGAACCTTGCCGACAACCTCGACGCCGATATCAGCGGGTCCGATTGTCTCCTTGACGAACTCCACGGGATCTTCGTCAGTCGGATCAACAACGTGATCCGCTCCGAGTTCGCTTGCCAGTTCGCGTCGATCGTCGTCGATCTCGGAGACGACGATTGGACTAGCGCCGCGATTACGGAACGTCTGTAAGAGTAGGAGTCCGATGGGGCCGGCCCCAATCATTGCGACGCTATCGCCTTGTTCGATGTCGGTCTGTCTCACCCCATGTACGCAACAGGCCAGCGGCTCGGCCAGCGCTCCCCGTTTAAAGGGCATGTCTCCGATGTCCTCGACGTTTGTCTTCGGAACGCGGACGTATTCAGCGAACGCCCCGTCGAGAATGGTTTCGCCTGCACCACCGATGACGGTATTGTTCTCACAGAGATGTGTCTCGCCGCGTTTACAATACGAACATGCATTACAGGGGATTGTCGGGTTAATCGCAACGCGGTCGCCCGATTCGAACCCCTCTGCGCGGGAGTCGACAATCGTGCCGGCGCTCTCGTGGCCCAGTACCAGCGGGGTATCGACAGCGAACGATCCGTGGTACATATGGAAGTCTGTCATACAGACCCCACAGGCGCTGACCTGGACGAGTACCTCCCCGTCCTCGGGAGTTGGTTGTTCGCGTTCCTGTACTTCCATTTCTCCGACATCAGTAAGTGCTGCGGTTTTCATTGTGCTGTCACCGGTTGTTTGTGGATAGCTGCGTCCGTTTCGCCCTGTGATTTGATCGTCTGTCCTTCGTGATCAAAGAGGTGGAATGCACTCGAATCAAACGTGTACCGGAAGTCCTCACCGGGTGCCGGTTCATAACTTGAGTCAACGCGAGCCGTCCATTCCTCTTCGGCGACCGTGAGATAGAGGTAATTGTCACTTCCCATTGGCTCAACGACCTCAACCGGAGCTGACTGAACGCGGTCACCTTCGGTCTCATCGGTCACATGTCGGATATCCTCAGGTCGTACGCCTAAGATCAGCCGCTGACTGGTTTCGAGCCCGAGACGTTTCTCGAAGTTTCCGAGCGGATACGACAGAATCTTCTCGTCGGCGTCCGCGACGAGATATTGGCTGCCGTCTCGCTGCTTGACGGTTACGTCGAGGAAATTCATCGATGGCGAGCCGATAAAGCCCGCAACGAATCGGTTCGCCGGATGATCGTACACTTCGTTTGGCGACCCGACCTGTTGGAGTTGTCCATCGTTGAGAACAGCGATGCGATCACCCATCGTCATAGCCTCCGCTTGGTCGTGGGTAACGTAGATGGACGTCACGTCGAGCTCCTGTTGGATACGGGTGATCTCCGTCCGCATGTGGGTCCGAAGCTTCGCATCGAGGTTCGAAAGCGGCTCGTCGAACAAGAACGCCTGGGGTTCGCGGACGATCGCTCGTCCAAGTGCGACGCGTTGTTGCTGCCCACCGGAGAGTTCTTTTGGCTTGTCGTTTAGAAGCTCCGTGATCCCCATCATTTCGGCGGTCGACTCGACGCGCTCGTTGATCTCCTCGTCTGGCAGGTCGGTCGACAGTTGCAGGCCGAACCCCATGTTCCGTCTGACGGTCATATGGGGATACAGCGCGTAGTTCTGGAACACCATCGCGATGTCCCGATCACGCGGATCGAGGTTGTTCACTCGCCTGTCGCCGATCGTCACGTCTCCGCTCGTGACCGTTTCGAGCCCGGCGATCATCCGTAGGGTCGTGGATTTCCCACAGCCGGATGGCCCGACGAGCACGAGGAACTCCCCGTCCTCGATCTCGAGGTCGAGGTGATCGACGGCGACGAGATCGCCGTCGTTGAACGTTTTCAGTACGTCGTTGAGTGTGATTCGTCCCATGGTTCTAGTTGAATTTGATGTCGTACGTATCGACGAACGTCCGCAGTTGATCGTACGTCGGTGGGTCGCCGTTTCGAACGAACCAGCCGGCGAGTGCGTTGCCCAGGATGAGCTGCTCGCCGCCGGCGAGGCCGTTGAGCTGTGCGAGGATCAGCCCGGCGTTGAAGTGATCGCCGGCGCTAGTCGTCATGATCGGATCCGTCGTTCGGGGGATGTCCGTTCGGAAGGTCTCGTCGCCGTCGACGAGGACCGACTCGACGGGGGAGTGGCCGACAAAACGGCTCACGCCGAGTTGCTCGCGAGCGACCGTCGCCGCGCTTCGAAGCGACCGTTCCTGATCCTCCGACGCCGAGAGGTTCGCTAGCGCCATCGTCTCGCCGCGGTTCGCGCTAAACGTAACCGGGACCGTCTCGTCGAGGCGCCGAAGCGAGGTTAAGCCATCACGGAGATGCTCCCTCGACAACTGGCGGATGTCGGCCGGATCGATGAATACCGAGTTCGGTGGGTCCGACAGAAGCGGCCAGAGATCCGTTCGGAGGCCGTCCCAGATAGTCGGCATCATCGGAAGAAACGCCCAGTAGCCGAGGCCGAGCAGGTCGGTACCGTCGACCGTCTCGGCCACGGTCTCTACTCCGACCTCGGAGCAGATATGGTCCCAGTCGACCGTCGAAAGCGAGCCGGTCTCCTGAAGCATTAGTTTCCCGTCGTTGAACTCGACGGCATCCGTAATCGTCGGCTCGCCGAACGAGTGTAACTCGTATTCGCCGAACTCCTCACGGAATTTCTCGTGTATCGGCTGGCCGAACGCGCCGATCAGCGTCGGCGTGTGTCCGAGCGTCCCGAACGCCCGCGAGAGATGGGCGGCGTGGCCACCACACCGGGTGCCGACCTGCAACCACTCGTTGGTAAACGACGTATCCGAGGCGGCCGACGTCCGGATCCGGTCGCCCAGCTCTTCGAGGTGATCGAGCCGGTCGTACTCGTCCGGGCCGTGTCGTTCGTCGACCATCTGACGGACGTTGTCGACCATCCCATCGAAGCCGAACGTCACCTCGCTATCGGCGAGTTCGTCGGGCAGCGACGCCAGACAGGTGGCGAGGTACTCCGCAGTCTCCTCGTCCATCGACTGTGACGGCTGGCGTGTCTCTCGCTCGTAGACCGTCAGCCGCCTGCTTCCGTAATCCTCGAGCGTTGCCTTCCAGCCACCGACCGTTTTCGTTCCCGGTTCGTCGTCGATATCGAGTTCGAGATACGCGCGCACGTCGAACGGCGAATAGTAGTAGCCGGTGACGA is part of the Halalkalicoccus sp. NIPERK01 genome and harbors:
- a CDS encoding ABC transporter ATP-binding protein, encoding MGRITLNDVLKTFNDGDLVAVDHLDLEIEDGEFLVLVGPSGCGKSTTLRMIAGLETVTSGDVTIGDRRVNNLDPRDRDIAMVFQNYALYPHMTVRRNMGFGLQLSTDLPDEEINERVESTAEMMGITELLNDKPKELSGGQQQRVALGRAIVREPQAFLFDEPLSNLDAKLRTHMRTEITRIQQELDVTSIYVTHDQAEAMTMGDRIAVLNDGQLQQVGSPNEVYDHPANRFVAGFIGSPSMNFLDVTVKQRDGSQYLVADADEKILSYPLGNFEKRLGLETSQRLILGVRPEDIRHVTDETEGDRVQSAPVEVVEPMGSDNYLYLTVAEEEWTARVDSSYEPAPGEDFRYTFDSSAFHLFDHEGQTIKSQGETDAAIHKQPVTAQ
- a CDS encoding TrmB family transcriptional regulator sugar-binding domain-containing protein is translated as MSGSRPSLGRTDLRATLEENVGMSHSEAEVYLTLIRYGKQTMTEIAQNCDVPKQRVYNVVDDLRDEGFVEIIDDYPQQAYAIDPTETIDPLVNRLRDAEDELKELYQTIEGIHGGVNLFKSRASIKKHVRNVITEANESVFMLAPLGEIETFREDLAACTDVRTQLVVSNLDDEHINGDTVELPTRIVDDVDRVRGIKSNESMVVTSDRREAFFWTDTSTTSMATQEQGFRITNPELAFLLDRFLDVSIWSLAKPVRGAEEDVTFPKRYLRMRDCLADLKKVTQSRPVESFEVEFESYGTETSEPVVKRGVVTGYYYSPFDVRAYLELDIDDEPGTKTVGGWKATLEDYGSRRLTVYERETRQPSQSMDEETAEYLATCLASLPDELADSEVTFGFDGMVDNVRQMVDERHGPDEYDRLDHLEELGDRIRTSAASDTSFTNEWLQVGTRCGGHAAHLSRAFGTLGHTPTLIGAFGQPIHEKFREEFGEYELHSFGEPTITDAVEFNDGKLMLQETGSLSTVDWDHICSEVGVETVAETVDGTDLLGLGYWAFLPMMPTIWDGLRTDLWPLLSDPPNSVFIDPADIRQLSREHLRDGLTSLRRLDETVPVTFSANRGETMALANLSASEDQERSLRSAATVAREQLGVSRFVGHSPVESVLVDGDETFRTDIPRTTDPIMTTSAGDHFNAGLILAQLNGLAGGEQLILGNALAGWFVRNGDPPTYDQLRTFVDTYDIKFN